From one Paeniglutamicibacter psychrophenolicus genomic stretch:
- a CDS encoding alpha/beta fold hydrolase gives MEENILRTSDGGSLALYSYGNPQAPGHRRILVVGGAFLTALIYRPFAAALGARLGEDWTVDVYDRRGRGNSTEQPADYSMDTEIADVALMLEHTGAQNLFGHSLGGAVVLNAVRSFLDPAAKGSGPVPARLAVYDPAINLDASIDTTWLNACSDDVAAGRNSRALARMQRGMKFSPTLGKVPQPILAALLAGTSRTKAGKLVRTMLPSGVGELKAALEESQPASGFSILPQNTRFMAGAKSAEYFRSTARKLHEVVPGSTYLETPKGMHGSVPAAFTSLLDDIGDYFTGP, from the coding sequence ATGGAAGAAAACATTCTGCGAACCTCCGATGGTGGCTCACTTGCCCTGTATTCATATGGCAATCCGCAAGCTCCCGGGCACCGCCGCATCCTTGTTGTCGGCGGAGCGTTCTTGACCGCATTGATCTATCGCCCGTTTGCCGCTGCCCTCGGAGCCAGGTTGGGTGAAGACTGGACGGTGGACGTATATGACCGCCGCGGGCGCGGCAATTCAACCGAGCAGCCTGCGGACTACTCCATGGACACCGAGATCGCCGACGTGGCACTCATGCTCGAACACACCGGGGCGCAAAACCTCTTTGGGCACTCCCTGGGCGGCGCCGTGGTGCTCAATGCAGTGCGCAGCTTCCTGGACCCCGCAGCGAAGGGCAGCGGCCCGGTGCCGGCGCGTCTGGCGGTCTACGACCCGGCCATCAATCTTGATGCATCCATCGACACGACGTGGCTGAATGCTTGCTCGGACGATGTTGCGGCGGGGAGAAACAGTCGAGCGTTGGCACGGATGCAACGTGGCATGAAGTTTTCGCCCACGCTGGGGAAGGTTCCTCAACCAATCCTTGCTGCGCTACTTGCAGGGACCTCCCGAACCAAGGCCGGAAAGCTGGTCCGCACAATGCTGCCCAGCGGGGTGGGCGAGCTGAAGGCCGCCCTCGAGGAATCGCAACCCGCGAGCGGATTCTCGATCCTCCCGCAAAACACGCGTTTCATGGCAGGAGCCAAAAGTGCGGAGTACTTCCGCTCGACTGCACGGAAGCTACATGAGGTGGTCCCGGGATCCACCTACCTCGAGACCCCAAAGGGCATGCACGGATCCGTTCCGGCCGCGTTCACGTCGTTGCTCGACGACATCGGCGACTACTTCACTGGTCCGTAG
- a CDS encoding M13 family metallopeptidase — protein MSTDSSLATNAGDPKLSENHRDESVRPQDDLYRHANGAWLSSAQIPADQGSYGSFMALRDDSEAAVRAIIEAAAENRQAADGSVDGRKERIANLYASFMDEERIEASGVEPIRADLAAIYGTTTIAELLVLSGSFFRRGVSGFIQAGASSDAGSPERNLLTLIQGGLGLPDESYYREEQFAELLGEYQEHLGRLLALGELTDTGTAAQDVVTLESALASHHWDRVKCRDAQARYNLMTATELLEHIPSLAGWLAGAGIEEKYFAEVDVWQPSYLKGLEQVLGSEPLASWQHWLAVQLIRSNAPYLSSAFVNENFSFYSAKLAGVQELRDRWKRGVAFTEGAVGEDIGQLYVAEHFPQRSKDEMDALVANLIDAYRQSIGELSWMGPETRDKALEKLSMFRPKIGYPNEWIDYSGISTVDDNVISNIAAANEFEFLRELKKIDDGVDRELWFMYPQTVNAYYHPLLNEIAFPAAILRSPFFDADRDAASNYGAIGAVIGHEIGHGFDDQGSQFDGTGELKNWWTDEDREAFEKLTGKLVDQYDALVPPEAPEHHVNGKLTLGENIGDLGGLGIAYTAYKLDLAARGMDADEVIDGLNGDQRFFYSWAECWRTLSRPETMITRITTDPHSPGEFRCNQVPKNMDAFHEAFGTKPGDGMWLDPEDRVKIW, from the coding sequence ATGAGCACCGATTCGTCACTTGCAACCAACGCCGGGGATCCGAAACTCAGCGAGAACCATCGCGACGAGAGCGTCAGGCCACAGGACGACTTGTATCGCCACGCCAACGGCGCCTGGCTCTCTAGTGCGCAGATCCCGGCCGACCAAGGTAGCTACGGCTCCTTCATGGCGCTGCGAGACGACTCGGAGGCCGCGGTCCGGGCCATCATCGAGGCAGCCGCGGAAAACCGCCAAGCGGCCGACGGCTCCGTCGATGGGCGCAAGGAACGCATCGCCAACCTATACGCCAGCTTCATGGACGAAGAGCGCATCGAGGCGAGCGGAGTCGAACCGATCCGCGCCGACCTGGCCGCCATCTACGGCACCACCACCATCGCAGAACTTCTCGTGCTGAGCGGATCATTTTTCCGCCGGGGTGTTTCCGGGTTCATCCAGGCCGGGGCCAGTTCGGATGCAGGATCCCCGGAACGCAACCTGCTGACCCTGATCCAAGGCGGCCTGGGGCTGCCGGACGAGTCCTACTACCGAGAAGAGCAATTCGCGGAGCTCCTTGGCGAGTACCAGGAGCACCTGGGCCGGCTGCTGGCCTTGGGCGAGCTTACCGACACCGGGACGGCGGCGCAGGACGTTGTCACGCTGGAATCCGCGTTGGCCTCCCACCACTGGGACCGGGTCAAATGCCGCGACGCCCAGGCGCGCTACAACCTCATGACAGCCACAGAGCTGTTGGAGCACATCCCGTCCTTGGCCGGCTGGCTCGCAGGTGCAGGAATCGAGGAAAAGTACTTCGCCGAGGTCGACGTGTGGCAGCCAAGCTATCTCAAGGGCCTTGAGCAGGTCCTTGGCAGCGAACCGCTCGCCTCCTGGCAGCACTGGCTGGCCGTGCAATTGATCCGTTCAAACGCACCGTACCTCTCCAGCGCATTCGTGAATGAAAATTTCTCCTTCTACTCCGCGAAGCTCGCCGGTGTTCAGGAACTGCGTGATCGCTGGAAGCGCGGGGTGGCATTCACCGAAGGGGCTGTCGGCGAGGACATCGGCCAGCTCTACGTTGCTGAGCATTTCCCGCAGCGCAGCAAGGACGAGATGGACGCGCTGGTGGCCAACCTCATTGACGCCTACCGCCAGTCCATCGGCGAGCTTTCCTGGATGGGCCCGGAAACCAGGGACAAAGCACTGGAAAAGCTGTCGATGTTCCGCCCGAAGATCGGCTACCCGAACGAGTGGATCGACTACTCCGGCATTTCGACGGTGGACGACAACGTCATTTCCAATATCGCCGCGGCCAACGAATTCGAGTTCCTGCGCGAACTGAAAAAGATCGATGATGGCGTGGATCGAGAACTGTGGTTCATGTACCCGCAGACGGTGAACGCGTACTACCACCCGCTGCTGAACGAGATTGCATTCCCTGCTGCCATCCTGCGCTCACCGTTCTTTGACGCCGACCGTGACGCCGCATCCAACTACGGGGCCATCGGAGCGGTCATCGGGCACGAAATCGGGCACGGCTTCGACGACCAGGGCTCCCAGTTCGACGGCACCGGCGAATTGAAGAACTGGTGGACCGACGAGGACCGGGAAGCCTTCGAAAAGCTCACCGGCAAGCTTGTTGACCAGTACGATGCGTTGGTGCCCCCGGAAGCCCCGGAGCACCACGTCAACGGCAAGCTCACGCTCGGGGAGAACATCGGCGACCTGGGCGGTCTAGGCATCGCCTACACGGCCTACAAGCTGGACCTGGCGGCCCGCGGGATGGATGCCGACGAGGTCATAGACGGGCTGAACGGGGACCAGCGCTTCTTCTACTCGTGGGCCGAATGCTGGCGCACGCTGTCACGTCCGGAGACCATGATCACCCGCATCACCACGGACCCGCACTCTCCTGGCGAGTTCCGGTGCAACCAGGTACCCAAGAACATGGATGCTTTCCACGAGGCCTTCGGCACCAAGCCGGGAGACGGCATGTGGCTGGATCCGGAAGATCGCGTCAAGATCTGGTGA